In Thermofilum pendens Hrk 5, the sequence GCACGGAAGGGGGGAAAGACCCTGGTACTACTACCACTACTCGCTGGAAGAGTTGAAAGGCTGGGCTTCGAAGATCTCAGAGGTCATTGGAGAGGTCAAAATGCTACTGGGCTACTTCAATAACCACTTCCGCGGCTTCGCCCCGCATAATGCTCTCCAAATGGTCGTGTTGCTGGGTATTGCGAACAAGAGGCAACGGGAGAAGCTCGAAGAGATGGAGAAGTACTTCGCGTCGGCGCCACGGAAATACGAGAGGGAGCTCCAGGAGGCACTCTCCTCCGGTGATCTCGACAAGGCGCTTAGACTGCTTGCCGGCGAGAGGCGCTTCGAGAGGGCTACCGGGATAAGCGACTCAGAGGTGAAGTATACGCTTCAGGGAGGAGTTCTAAGGGGCACAGTTAAACAGTACTTCGTGGGGGTTGACCCCGGCGGCAGGAGGATCGTCCACGACTGCGAAGACTGGAGGAAATCCCTCGAAACAAAGAGACTCTGCAAGCACATCGTGAAGCTCTTCCAGGTTTTGCCGAGGGAATACTCACTGAACGTCCTCAGAGACTTCGCGGAGAACATGGACGAGTGGACCTTCGAGTACGGGAGAAGCATTTAGAAAAGCCTAAGCGCGTCGGCTGGGGCGCAGGGTGGGGCTAGGGAGGATGAGCCGGCAGTCCTCGGAGGACACGAGTATGTACTCGCCGACGGCGTAGGCGTACGACGTGAAAGCCGCAGTAATAGCGTCGAGAATGTCTCCCTGTAAAGTCTCCTCGAACTTAACCCCGAGGCTTCTAAGGCCCTCCAGCAAGCCCTTCTTGTTCCTGGACTTCCTGGGAATCCCTAGTAGGTCCTGGCTCCCCCCGGGGTATACCTCGATTACTTCGAAGCCCCTCTCCTCGAGAGCCTCCTTCAGCTTGATACCCCTCGACGTCAGCTCGAGCATCCCGGAGAAAACCGGAGAGAAGACCTTTACCCCCAGCCTTAACAGGGCCTTGTCGCACCCCCGGAGGCGCCCACCCTTCGGGAAGGAGAGAGGAGCATCTATGCCTACCACCCTGGGAGAGTACTCCTCCGCCAGAGCTACGAGTTCGTCATCCCCGGAGAAGAAGCCCGCCTTACACGAAAGGTCTTCGTAGAGCAGAGCGTAAGCCGACTTTCTGCGCCTCGAAGCCGAGAGGTCTACACCGAGGTACACGTCCACGGGTACACGTGTAGGAGGGGCGTTAAGGCTTTTTCGATTTAGGGCGGTCAGCGCGGAAGGGTAACCCCCCTCTGGCGCTGGTACTTTCCCTTGTACGGCACGGGTTCGCCCTCAAGCCTGTAGAATGCGACGTGTGCGAACCGCTGACCCTTCCTCAGGACTATCGGGAAAGCCCCGCCGTGGATCTCTATGGTTATTTGGCCCTCGAAGCCAGCGTCTATGAGCGTTGGCGGTATCGATACGCCGAGCCTCGCGAAGGTGCTTCTAACCCCTATAATTGCGGCTACGTCTACCGGCATCTTGATGTACTCTAGGGTTGTCACTAGCACCTTCATGTACGGCTGGAGAACAAAGCTGTCCGTCTTGAACACCCTGTAGTACTGGGACAGATCTACCTCTCTCAGCCTCTCAGGGTCCAGGGGCTCCGGGTTGTTCAGGAGGACGGCGACCTCCTCCCCGATCCTCAGGTCGACGCCATTCTCGCGCACGATTTCGTCGCTAAAGGGCTCGATGACGAGCTTCCCTTCGTTTATGAGCCTCCGGATCTCGGCGCCGGAGAGCATCCTGCAACCCCGAACCACATAGCCGCATACATGCTTTAAGTTGATATCCTGGAAAATGCGCCACCGAGCCTCTCAGCTATGTGGAGCGCGGCTAGTCCTGTAGTAGCAGCACAGGTCCGAGAGGGGGCACTCATCGCATAGCGGGTTTTTCGCCCTGCAGAGGGTTCGACCCAGCTTTATCAGGTAGAGGTGCGCGTCTAGGCGTGCCTCTTCTCTGAAGAAGCCGTGGAGGCTTTTTTGCATAGCCCTGTAGCTACCAGGGCGTGCCAAGCCGAGCCTTACGGAGACTCTCCTCACGTGAGTGTCTATCGGGAGCACGGGGTAGCCGTAGTTCGCGAGGAGAACGTCGATCGTCTTGTCGCCAATGCCTTCGATCTGTTTAAGCTCCCGGATAACCTCCTCGACACCCCTAGATAGAAGCTTACCGATGTCGCATCCATACTTCTCGTAAAGCAGAGAGGCAACCTGCTTTATCGCCTTGGCTTTCTGCTCTTGCAACCCTGCCGGCCGTATAGCCTCGGCGAGCTCGCTTAGCCCTGCTTTCCTGATCTTTTCGCACTCAACTCCGACCCTCTCCTCGAGGGAGGCGAAAGCCTTCAAGGTGTTATTCTCGTTCGTGTTCTGGGAGATTATCGTTGCCACGAGAACCCCGAAGAAGTCCCCCCTCCTCGCAACGTCAAGCGCCAC encodes:
- a CDS encoding DUF429 domain-containing protein, with protein sequence MDVYLGVDLSASRRRKSAYALLYEDLSCKAGFFSGDDELVALAEEYSPRVVGIDAPLSFPKGGRLRGCDKALLRLGVKVFSPVFSGMLELTSRGIKLKEALEERGFEVIEVYPGGSQDLLGIPRKSRNKKGLLEGLRSLGVKFEETLQGDILDAITAAFTSYAYAVGEYILVSSEDCRLILPSPTLRPSRRA
- the dcd gene encoding dCTP deaminase; translated protein: MLSGAEIRRLINEGKLVIEPFSDEIVRENGVDLRIGEEVAVLLNNPEPLDPERLREVDLSQYYRVFKTDSFVLQPYMKVLVTTLEYIKMPVDVAAIIGVRSTFARLGVSIPPTLIDAGFEGQITIEIHGGAFPIVLRKGQRFAHVAFYRLEGEPVPYKGKYQRQRGVTLPR
- a CDS encoding DUF72 domain-containing protein, producing the protein MGAGLLFPRIYIGTSGWDYDDWLDVFYESERGMFTYYARFFNTVEINSSFYSLLGEKFYKGLAEAAPEGFVFSLKMYQGITHKRLLNPRLVEKELDFFLKSIEPLRAAGKLGAVLIQMPPRSRREIPWFNEFLDMLPSNVRFAVEFRDESWLSEDIFKRLADRNIAYTVVDEPLLPPVVRITADFGYFRWHGRGERPWYYYHYSLEELKGWASKISEVIGEVKMLLGYFNNHFRGFAPHNALQMVVLLGIANKRQREKLEEMEKYFASAPRKYERELQEALSSGDLDKALRLLAGERRFERATGISDSEVKYTLQGGVLRGTVKQYFVGVDPGGRRIVHDCEDWRKSLETKRLCKHIVKLFQVLPREYSLNVLRDFAENMDEWTFEYGRSI
- a CDS encoding endonuclease III domain-containing protein — translated: MNSCLHEPRGYELGDEILARLKGAFSLGRGEFVALDVARRGDFFGVLVATIISQNTNENNTLKAFASLEERVGVECEKIRKAGLSELAEAIRPAGLQEQKAKAIKQVASLLYEKYGCDIGKLLSRGVEEVIRELKQIEGIGDKTIDVLLANYGYPVLPIDTHVRRVSVRLGLARPGSYRAMQKSLHGFFREEARLDAHLYLIKLGRTLCRAKNPLCDECPLSDLCCYYRTSRAPHS